A genomic window from Alkalihalobacillus sp. AL-G includes:
- the ytrI gene encoding sporulation membrane protein YtrI: MRIPPLYRRKGYQRFFAGIIIGFILGWFFFLLSFGGLQEFYITEIKKRDEKIGDLKFKVKNYQTEYDQKNEEIEKKLRIQEIEIVILNKEKVELKGLPLLKLKNSITNELHSVLTKDIESVAQNMQLLIKTLENKAFPIDDETYKVKVVNHQLYTTLRLDLNVERVK, from the coding sequence ATGCGCATCCCTCCCCTTTATAGACGCAAAGGATATCAACGATTTTTTGCCGGAATTATTATCGGCTTCATACTCGGTTGGTTTTTCTTTTTATTGAGTTTTGGCGGGTTACAGGAATTTTATATAACAGAAATTAAAAAACGAGATGAAAAGATTGGGGATTTAAAGTTTAAAGTCAAGAATTATCAAACTGAATATGACCAGAAAAATGAAGAAATCGAAAAAAAGCTACGTATACAGGAAATTGAAATTGTCATTTTAAACAAAGAAAAAGTAGAACTGAAGGGACTACCCTTACTCAAGTTGAAAAACAGTATTACTAATGAACTTCATAGTGTTCTGACAAAAGATATTGAATCTGTTGCCCAAAACATGCAGCTATTAATTAAGACACTGGAAAACAAAGCGTTTCCTATTGATGACGAAACGTATAAAGTTAAAGTGGTTAATCATCAGCTTTACACAACACTGCGACTGGATCTGAATGTAGAACGTGTTAAATAA
- a CDS encoding YtpI family protein: MPALVIIIIVSLSFYIFYKIKEWRLNAPYEKRWTKSKANIALGVFITSFGLNRLFIFESTYDLVIGGLFLVLGVFNLILGYKAYKHYLPYAIEENEKS, encoded by the coding sequence ATGCCCGCATTAGTGATTATCATCATTGTATCATTAAGCTTTTATATCTTTTATAAAATTAAAGAATGGAGACTGAATGCCCCTTACGAAAAAAGATGGACAAAGTCCAAGGCCAACATTGCACTCGGTGTTTTCATCACTTCATTCGGATTAAACCGGCTGTTTATCTTTGAATCGACATATGATTTAGTTATCGGTGGCCTCTTCCTTGTTCTAGGGGTATTCAACCTTATTCTTGGATATAAAGCCTATAAACACTACTTACCGTATGCAATTGAGGAAAATGAAAAATCCTGA
- a CDS encoding bifunctional oligoribonuclease/PAP phosphatase NrnA, which translates to MKEKIIKKIEEYDTIIIHRHVRPDPDALGAQCGLSEILKKNYPDKSIYVVGDEDQSLTFMNQMDEIGDDRFKGALVIVCDTANEARIDDSRYSLAEYMIKIDHHPNEDKYGDLIWVDTNASSVSEMIYEFYLFGKEQQQFLLTEKGAELLYTGIVGDTGRFLYSNTTEKTMRYAGELRNYNFDTAEIYEEMYKLPLNVARLNGYVLSHFQYVDPGVGYIYLTKEVMEEFQVTPSESALLVNAFSNVEGLRTWVFFVEEPDQIRVRFRSKGPIVNTIAAKYNGGGHPMASGATVYTIEETEQIIQELIEACKKEDNRN; encoded by the coding sequence ATGAAAGAAAAGATCATAAAGAAAATAGAAGAATACGATACAATCATCATTCATCGGCATGTAAGACCGGACCCAGATGCTTTAGGGGCCCAGTGTGGATTATCGGAAATCCTGAAAAAAAATTATCCGGATAAGTCGATTTATGTAGTAGGGGATGAGGATCAGTCATTAACGTTTATGAATCAAATGGACGAAATAGGCGATGATCGTTTTAAAGGTGCATTAGTTATTGTCTGTGACACGGCAAATGAAGCACGTATCGATGATTCAAGGTATTCATTAGCGGAATATATGATTAAAATCGATCATCACCCGAATGAAGATAAATATGGCGATTTGATCTGGGTCGATACGAATGCGAGCAGTGTAAGTGAGATGATTTATGAGTTTTATTTATTTGGGAAAGAGCAACAACAATTTTTACTCACTGAAAAAGGAGCGGAGTTATTGTATACCGGAATTGTCGGTGATACAGGACGGTTTTTGTATTCCAATACAACGGAAAAAACAATGCGGTATGCAGGGGAATTACGGAATTATAACTTCGACACTGCAGAAATTTATGAAGAAATGTATAAACTGCCATTAAACGTTGCCCGTTTGAATGGATATGTCTTGTCCCATTTTCAATACGTTGACCCTGGAGTAGGCTATATCTATTTAACAAAAGAAGTGATGGAAGAGTTTCAAGTAACACCAAGTGAGTCTGCCCTGCTTGTCAATGCTTTTTCAAATGTGGAAGGACTTCGGACATGGGTGTTTTTCGTAGAGGAGCCAGATCAGATCCGAGTTCGGTTTCGCTCGAAAGGTCCTATTGTCAATACGATCGCTGCAAAGTATAACGGCGGAGGCCATCCGATGGCTTCAGGAGCAACTGTTTATACAATTGAGGAAACAGAGCAAATTATACAGGAGTTAATCGAGGCTTGTAAAAAGGAAGATAACAGAAATTAA